One window from the genome of Variovorax sp. PAMC26660 encodes:
- a CDS encoding TetR/AcrR family transcriptional regulator — protein MKKTPAKPPPRTAGRPAGGAALTKQRIAEAALEYIDEFGLGAFSMREIATRLGVYPATVHWHVSTREALLAEVAATAMAEVTPSAGKLTWQAWIAELFRRCRATVRRHPNVAQLLGAQLVSNGSLPTELVEGVLAALIEAGFEGESLLEAYNCVIAAMLGFVTMEFSPLPSDNTQAWAEELRERVHTIRPLDHPVLTRHLPLLANKAFIVRWDNGTTVPLDGSFERHVQITIDGLEAFASRVIRTA, from the coding sequence ATGAAGAAAACACCTGCCAAGCCCCCGCCCAGGACCGCCGGTCGCCCAGCAGGCGGCGCTGCGTTGACGAAGCAGCGCATCGCCGAAGCGGCGCTGGAATACATCGACGAATTCGGCCTCGGCGCCTTCAGCATGCGCGAGATCGCGACGCGGCTGGGCGTCTATCCGGCCACGGTGCACTGGCATGTGAGCACGCGCGAAGCGCTGCTCGCCGAGGTGGCCGCCACGGCGATGGCCGAAGTCACGCCGTCAGCGGGCAAGCTGACGTGGCAGGCATGGATCGCCGAACTGTTCCGCCGCTGCCGCGCCACCGTGCGGCGTCACCCGAACGTGGCGCAATTGCTCGGCGCCCAGTTGGTGTCGAACGGCAGCCTGCCGACCGAGCTTGTCGAGGGCGTGCTTGCGGCTCTGATCGAAGCCGGCTTCGAGGGCGAATCGCTGCTGGAGGCCTACAACTGCGTGATCGCGGCCATGCTGGGCTTCGTGACGATGGAGTTCTCGCCCCTGCCCTCCGACAACACGCAGGCCTGGGCCGAGGAACTGCGCGAACGCGTCCACACCATTCGCCCGCTCGACCACCCGGTGCTCACGCGCCACCTGCCGTTGCTGGCCAACAAGGCCTTCATCGTGCGCTGGGACAACGGCACGACAGTGCCGCTGGACGGCAGCTTCGAGCGGCACGTGCAGATCACCATCGACGGATTGGAAGCTTTCGCCAGCAGGGTCATCAGGACTGCGTAG
- a CDS encoding aspartate aminotransferase family protein — MTDTAINKALEKAHRQFTESNPVSLRQFEEQARYMPGANSRSVLFYAPFPLTIAKGEGAALWDADGHRYADFIAEYTAGVYGHSAPEIRDAVIEAMKSGINLTGHNLLEGKLAQVICERFPQVEQLRFTNSGTEANLMALTAALHFTGRRKIVVFSGGYHGGVLGFGAKPLPTTVPFDFLVLPYNDAQTAREQIDAHGPEIAAILIEPMQGASGCIPGRLDFLQALRDEATRVGALLVFDEVMTSRLAPHGLANKLGIRSDLTTLGKYIGGGMSFGAFGGRRDVMALFDPRTGSLAHSGTFNNNVMTMAAGYAGLTKLFTSEAAGALADRGDAMRARLNALCAKEGVVMQFTGLGSLMNAHFVKGEVLRSEDLAAVDGRLRQLLFFHLIGQGIYASPRGFIVLSLPVTDADIDRFVDAIGSFIGEYRPLLAAIA, encoded by the coding sequence ATGACCGACACCGCGATCAACAAGGCCCTTGAGAAGGCGCACCGGCAGTTCACCGAGAGCAACCCGGTGAGCCTGCGCCAGTTCGAGGAACAAGCGCGCTACATGCCTGGCGCCAACAGCCGCTCGGTGTTGTTCTACGCACCGTTCCCTCTCACCATCGCAAAAGGCGAGGGTGCTGCGCTCTGGGACGCAGACGGCCACCGCTATGCCGACTTCATCGCCGAATACACGGCCGGCGTCTACGGCCACTCGGCGCCCGAGATCCGCGATGCCGTCATCGAGGCGATGAAGAGCGGCATCAACCTCACGGGCCACAACCTGCTCGAAGGGAAGCTCGCCCAAGTCATCTGCGAGCGCTTTCCGCAGGTCGAGCAATTGCGCTTCACCAACTCGGGCACGGAGGCGAACCTGATGGCGCTCACCGCGGCGCTGCATTTCACGGGGCGCCGCAAGATCGTGGTGTTCTCCGGTGGCTATCACGGCGGCGTGCTGGGGTTCGGCGCGAAGCCGTTGCCGACGACAGTGCCTTTCGACTTTCTGGTGTTGCCCTACAACGACGCGCAGACCGCACGCGAGCAGATCGACGCGCACGGGCCGGAAATCGCGGCCATCCTGATCGAGCCGATGCAAGGGGCCAGTGGCTGCATTCCGGGGCGTCTCGACTTCCTGCAGGCACTGCGCGACGAGGCCACGCGTGTCGGTGCACTGCTGGTCTTCGACGAAGTCATGACCTCACGCCTGGCGCCGCACGGCCTGGCGAACAAACTCGGCATTCGCTCCGACCTGACGACGCTGGGCAAGTACATCGGCGGCGGCATGTCTTTCGGCGCATTCGGTGGACGCCGCGACGTGATGGCGCTGTTCGACCCGCGCACGGGGTCGCTCGCGCACTCGGGCACCTTCAACAACAACGTGATGACGATGGCGGCTGGGTATGCGGGCCTGACGAAGCTGTTCACGTCCGAGGCGGCGGGCGCGCTGGCCGACCGGGGTGACGCCATGCGCGCGCGCCTCAACGCGTTGTGTGCGAAAGAGGGCGTGGTCATGCAGTTCACCGGCCTGGGTTCGCTGATGAACGCGCATTTCGTGAAGGGCGAAGTCTTGCGCTCCGAAGACCTGGCGGCGGTCGACGGGCGCCTGCGGCAACTGCTGTTTTTTCACCTGATCGGCCAGGGCATTTATGCCTCGCCGCGCGGCTTCATCGTGCTGTCTTTGCCGGTGACCGATGCGGACATCGATCGTTTCGTTGACGCCATCGGCAGCTTCATCGGTGAATACCGGCCGCTGCTGGCGGCAATTGCCTAG
- a CDS encoding NAD(P)/FAD-dependent oxidoreductase → MASPIETDALIVGAGPVGLFQAFQLGLLEISCHIVDALPAAGGQCVALYGHKPIYDIPGTPVTSGRDLAQSLLQQVAPFKPQFHFGEQVATLARQADGRLLMTTSAGTSFLAKTVFIAAGVGAFVPKRIAVEGIEHFEGSSLFYHPDSLDRFAGQTVVVNGGDDIALETAIALTVTARQVTLVHRRDGFQADEGTVASMRALVAAGKLALKVGQPTAFDGKQLQITTPDTTTVELPLDALVACLGISPRLGPIADWGLELERKQVPVDTEKYETRERGVFAVGDINTYPGKKKLIVCGFHEATLAAWGATAIVFPGKAVPLQYTTTSTRLHELLGVTVPR, encoded by the coding sequence TTGGCCTCCCCTATCGAAACCGACGCACTGATCGTCGGTGCCGGCCCTGTCGGGCTGTTCCAGGCCTTCCAGCTGGGCCTGCTTGAAATCTCCTGCCACATCGTCGATGCGCTGCCCGCCGCTGGCGGCCAGTGCGTGGCGTTGTACGGCCACAAGCCCATCTACGACATTCCCGGCACGCCGGTGACCAGTGGGCGCGACCTCGCGCAATCGCTGTTGCAGCAAGTGGCGCCGTTCAAGCCGCAGTTTCACTTTGGTGAGCAGGTGGCAACGCTGGCCCGGCAGGCCGATGGACGGCTGCTGATGACCACGTCGGCCGGCACGTCTTTTCTGGCGAAAACCGTGTTCATCGCGGCGGGTGTCGGGGCTTTCGTGCCCAAGCGCATCGCCGTTGAAGGCATCGAGCACTTCGAGGGCTCATCCCTCTTCTATCACCCCGATTCGCTGGACCGCTTTGCCGGCCAGACGGTGGTGGTCAACGGTGGCGACGACATCGCGCTGGAAACCGCCATTGCCCTCACGGTGACGGCCAGGCAGGTCACGCTGGTTCACCGACGCGACGGTTTCCAGGCCGACGAAGGCACCGTGGCATCGATGCGTGCCCTCGTAGCGGCGGGCAAGCTGGCCCTCAAGGTCGGCCAGCCGACAGCTTTCGACGGCAAGCAACTGCAGATCACCACGCCCGACACCACGACCGTCGAGCTGCCGCTCGATGCGCTGGTCGCCTGCCTCGGCATTTCGCCGCGCCTCGGCCCGATTGCCGATTGGGGACTGGAACTCGAGCGCAAGCAGGTGCCTGTCGACACCGAGAAATACGAAACGCGCGAGCGTGGCGTGTTCGCGGTGGGCGACATCAACACCTATCCGGGCAAGAAGAAGCTCATCGTCTGCGGCTTCCATGAAGCCACGCTGGCCGCCTGGGGCGCCACGGCCATCGTGTTCCCCGGCAAGGCCGTGCCGCTGCAGTACACGACCACCAGCACCCGCCTGCACGAGCTGCTGGGCGTGACCGTTCCGCGCTAG
- the fdxA gene encoding ferredoxin FdxA encodes MTHVVSEACIRCKYTDCVDVCPVDCFREGPNMLVIDPDECIDCAVCIPECPVNAIYAEEDLPANQIAFIKINAELALADGWKSITKRKPALPDADDWKDKTDKVGELVR; translated from the coding sequence ATGACCCACGTCGTCTCCGAAGCCTGCATCCGTTGCAAATACACCGACTGTGTGGACGTTTGTCCCGTGGACTGTTTCCGCGAAGGTCCCAACATGCTGGTGATCGACCCGGACGAGTGCATCGATTGCGCGGTCTGCATCCCCGAATGCCCGGTCAACGCGATCTATGCCGAGGAAGACCTCCCGGCCAACCAGATCGCCTTCATCAAGATCAACGCCGAGCTGGCTCTGGCCGACGGCTGGAAGAGCATCACCAAGCGCAAACCCGCGCTGCCTGATGCCGACGACTGGAAAGACAAGACCGATAAAGTTGGGGAGCTGGTGCGCTGA
- a CDS encoding sulfate adenylyltransferase subunit 1, with the protein MSATTAATPVTTDVHGDTGTALRFITCGSVDDGKSTLIGRLLVDSKTVLQDQLAGVQRGGETDLALLTDGLSAEREQGITIDVAYRYFSTAKRKFIIGDAPGHEQYTRNMVTAASAADAAVVLVDATKLAWAAEVEDGTVVKRELLPQTRRHTLLANLLRVQSIVFAVNKLDAIGDAGLAFERISTALNAFAEAAGVQVAGIVPISALKGWNVATRHADWVGYEGPSLLELLEELPVTAQDEAVPFAFPVQWVEKFSSSADTSQGRRVFWGRVASGHVEPGQRVTVLPSNQTATVAQVLSHTRQPKSVHAGHSAGIVLDREVDVSRGDWLLAPDAFEPVREITATVAWLDDEPLVAGRVYWALQGHRWVKAKVARIVDRVNITTLESEPTTQLEANSIGDVVLALQQPLAVLPFAQSRALGSLVLVDTASHKTAAAVLVQPAAAKA; encoded by the coding sequence ATGAGCGCGACGACTGCTGCAACCCCTGTCACCACCGACGTCCACGGCGACACCGGCACCGCCCTGCGCTTCATCACCTGCGGCTCGGTCGACGACGGCAAGAGCACGCTGATCGGCCGCCTGCTGGTAGACAGCAAGACCGTGCTGCAAGACCAGCTCGCCGGCGTGCAGCGCGGCGGTGAAACCGACCTCGCCCTGCTGACCGACGGCCTCTCGGCCGAGCGCGAACAGGGCATCACGATCGACGTGGCCTACCGCTACTTCTCGACCGCCAAGCGCAAGTTCATCATCGGCGACGCGCCGGGCCATGAGCAGTACACGCGCAACATGGTCACCGCCGCTTCGGCTGCCGATGCGGCCGTGGTGCTGGTCGATGCAACCAAGCTGGCCTGGGCCGCCGAAGTGGAAGACGGCACCGTGGTCAAGCGCGAGCTGCTGCCGCAGACCCGCCGCCATACGCTGCTGGCCAACCTGCTGCGTGTGCAGTCGATCGTGTTCGCAGTCAACAAGCTCGACGCCATCGGCGACGCCGGCCTCGCCTTCGAGCGCATCTCGACCGCGCTGAACGCCTTTGCAGAAGCGGCCGGCGTGCAAGTGGCCGGCATCGTGCCGATCTCTGCCCTCAAGGGCTGGAACGTGGCCACGCGCCATGCCGACTGGGTTGGCTACGAAGGTCCGAGCCTGCTTGAACTGCTCGAAGAACTGCCGGTCACCGCGCAGGACGAGGCCGTGCCCTTCGCCTTCCCGGTGCAGTGGGTCGAAAAATTCTCTTCCTCGGCCGACACCTCGCAGGGCCGCCGCGTGTTCTGGGGCCGCGTGGCCTCGGGCCATGTGGAACCCGGCCAGCGCGTGACCGTGCTGCCGAGCAACCAGACGGCGACCGTCGCCCAGGTGCTGAGCCACACCCGCCAGCCGAAGTCGGTGCATGCGGGCCACAGCGCCGGCATCGTGCTCGACCGCGAGGTCGATGTGTCGCGCGGCGACTGGCTGCTGGCGCCTGACGCCTTCGAGCCGGTGCGCGAGATCACGGCCACCGTGGCCTGGCTCGACGACGAGCCGCTGGTTGCGGGCCGCGTGTACTGGGCGCTGCAGGGCCATCGCTGGGTCAAGGCCAAGGTGGCGCGCATCGTCGATCGCGTGAACATCACGACGCTCGAATCGGAGCCCACCACGCAACTGGAAGCCAATTCCATCGGTGATGTGGTGCTCGCGCTGCAGCAGCCGCTGGCTGTGTTGCCCTTCGCGCAATCGCGTGCGCTGGGCTCCCTGGTGCTGGTCGATACGGCCTCCCACAAGACCGCTGCTGCCGTGCTCGTGCAGCCCGCCGCCGCAAAGGCCTAA
- the cysD gene encoding sulfate adenylyltransferase subunit CysD has translation MNARTETDLLLPPMHSPAHLSNTHLDALEEETIFILREVAAAFERPTLLFSGGKDSLVLLKCAEKAFGAGRIPYPLLMIDTGHNFPEVTAYRDQRAKELGAELIVRNVEDSMKRGTVRLAHPGESRNAHQSVTLLEAIEEFRFDALIGGARRDEEKARAKERIFSHRDSFGQWQPKDQRPELWTLFNTRLASGEHFRVFPISNWTELDVWQYIEREHVGLPSIYYTHKREVVERRGLLVPVTELTPPRDGETVQVRDVRFRTVGDITTTCPVESLAADAGDVVLETLTVDVSERGATRMDDMTSEASMEKRKKDGYF, from the coding sequence ATGAACGCCCGTACCGAAACCGATCTGCTGCTGCCGCCCATGCACTCTCCTGCGCACCTGTCCAACACGCACCTCGATGCGCTGGAAGAAGAAACCATCTTCATCCTGCGCGAAGTGGCGGCCGCCTTCGAGCGCCCCACCCTGCTGTTCTCGGGCGGCAAGGACTCGCTGGTGCTGCTCAAGTGTGCGGAGAAGGCCTTCGGCGCGGGTCGCATTCCGTATCCGCTGCTGATGATCGACACAGGCCACAATTTCCCCGAAGTGACGGCCTACCGCGACCAGCGTGCGAAGGAACTGGGCGCCGAACTCATCGTGCGCAATGTCGAAGACTCGATGAAGCGCGGCACCGTGCGCCTGGCGCACCCCGGCGAATCGCGCAATGCGCACCAGTCGGTGACGTTGCTTGAAGCCATCGAAGAATTCCGCTTCGACGCGCTCATCGGCGGCGCCCGCCGCGACGAAGAAAAGGCGCGCGCCAAGGAACGCATCTTTTCGCACCGCGACAGCTTCGGCCAATGGCAGCCCAAGGACCAGCGCCCCGAGCTGTGGACGTTGTTCAACACGCGCCTTGCCTCCGGCGAACACTTCCGCGTGTTCCCGATCTCGAACTGGACCGAACTCGACGTGTGGCAATACATCGAGCGCGAGCACGTCGGCCTGCCGTCGATCTACTACACGCACAAGCGCGAAGTGGTCGAGCGCCGCGGCCTGCTGGTGCCCGTGACCGAACTGACCCCGCCGCGCGACGGCGAAACGGTGCAGGTGCGCGACGTGCGCTTTCGCACCGTGGGCGACATCACGACCACCTGCCCGGTCGAGAGCCTCGCGGCCGATGCGGGCGACGTGGTGCTGGAAACGCTCACGGTCGATGTCAGCGAACGCGGCGCCACCCGGATGGACGACATGACGTCCGAAGCTTCGATGGAAAAACGCAAGAAAGACGGTTACTTCTGA
- a CDS encoding phosphoadenosine phosphosulfate reductase family protein — MSIATDIDFTRINTDLGRNAEGLVDWAIGLGQPAIITTNFRPFEAVILHMVTRARRNVPVVWMDNGYNTEATYRFADEVTKQLGLDLHIYLPRRSRAHREAVEGQTPALDDPRHAAFTEEVKLEPFARALRETAPKVWFTALRATDTAVRAQMDPVSVNPDGLIKVAPLLHWSSKELYEYCEAHGLPNNFDYVDPTKGEDNRECGLHLSH; from the coding sequence ATGAGCATCGCCACGGACATCGACTTCACACGCATCAACACCGACCTCGGCCGCAACGCCGAGGGCTTGGTGGACTGGGCCATCGGCCTGGGCCAGCCCGCGATCATCACCACCAATTTCCGCCCCTTCGAAGCGGTGATCCTGCACATGGTCACGCGTGCCAGGCGCAATGTTCCCGTGGTCTGGATGGACAACGGCTACAACACCGAGGCCACCTACCGCTTTGCCGATGAAGTGACGAAGCAACTGGGCCTGGATCTGCACATCTACCTGCCGCGCCGCTCGCGTGCGCATCGCGAAGCGGTGGAGGGCCAAACGCCGGCGCTCGACGATCCGCGCCATGCCGCTTTCACCGAAGAGGTGAAGCTCGAGCCCTTTGCCCGCGCGCTGCGCGAGACAGCGCCGAAGGTTTGGTTCACCGCGCTTCGTGCCACCGACACGGCCGTGCGTGCGCAGATGGACCCGGTCAGCGTCAACCCGGACGGCCTGATCAAGGTCGCGCCGCTGCTGCACTGGTCGTCCAAGGAGCTGTACGAATACTGCGAGGCCCATGGCCTGCCGAACAACTTCGACTACGTAGACCCGACCAAGGGCGAAGACAACCGCGAGTGCGGATTGCATCTCTCACACTGA
- a CDS encoding DUF934 domain-containing protein, whose amino-acid sequence MNKTLNILAAEDHIDDGDPKVLQLANDADPLAIEMCLADIERIDLNFPKFTDGRAYSQAFLLRRRLGFTGDIRATGDVLIDQLVQMERTGFSSAVLKEGVDASDAQRQFDRFAAFYQGDAVKTAPHFVAGN is encoded by the coding sequence ATGAACAAGACCCTGAACATTCTGGCCGCCGAAGATCACATCGACGATGGCGACCCGAAGGTGCTGCAGCTCGCCAACGATGCCGATCCGCTCGCCATCGAGATGTGCCTGGCCGACATCGAGCGCATCGACCTGAACTTTCCGAAATTCACCGACGGCCGCGCCTACAGCCAGGCCTTCCTGCTGCGCCGCCGCCTGGGCTTCACGGGCGACATCCGCGCCACGGGCGACGTGCTGATCGACCAACTGGTGCAGATGGAACGCACCGGCTTCTCGAGCGCCGTGCTGAAGGAAGGGGTGGACGCCTCCGACGCGCAGCGCCAGTTCGACCGCTTTGCCGCCTTCTACCAGGGCGACGCAGTGAAGACCGCGCCGCACTTCGTGGCCGGCAACTGA
- a CDS encoding nitrite/sulfite reductase, which translates to MYQYTEFDRQFVHQRAAQFRDQLERWQKGRLHEDEFRPLRLQNGWYVQRYAPMLRVAVPYGELSSRQLRVLAKIAREYDEPEAEVYKKAIETQGLLGSQKLPTHYAHFSTRQNVQYNWIPLSKSADVMDLLASVDMHGIQTSGNCIRNITSDERAGIAIDEIADPRPFAEIMRQWSTLHPEFAFLPRKFKIAITGATEDRAATGWHDVGLHVVKNEAGEIGFRVQVGGGMGRTPIIGTVLREFLPWQQIMNYLEAVIRVYNRYGRRDNIYKARIKILVKAEGQRYIDDVDAEYKQILEHDGAPHTITQEEYNRVAASFVPPTLATRVLQSAEKTDAELRTHAADDVQFARWLARNVAPHKNPALRAVTLSFKRLKQAPGDASADQLDTLALLADRFSAGEARVTHDQNVVLPWVHAEDLHALWLAARAAGFASANVHLLTDMIACPGGDFCSLANARSIPIAEAITERYQDLDELDDLGEIDLHISGCINSCGHHHSGHIGILGVDKDGKEWYQVSLGGSDGSALSGAPVAGKAVGPSFSAAEVPGVIEAVLTTYRDTREGGETFIDTLRRVGPDPFKAAANGARFKVEEAA; encoded by the coding sequence ATGTACCAATACACAGAATTCGATCGCCAGTTCGTTCACCAACGAGCCGCCCAATTCCGAGACCAGCTCGAGCGCTGGCAAAAGGGCCGCTTGCACGAGGACGAGTTCCGCCCCCTGCGGCTGCAAAACGGCTGGTATGTCCAGCGCTACGCGCCGATGCTGCGCGTGGCCGTGCCCTATGGTGAGCTTTCGAGCCGCCAGCTGCGCGTGTTGGCAAAGATCGCCCGCGAGTACGACGAGCCCGAAGCCGAGGTCTACAAGAAGGCCATCGAGACGCAGGGCCTGCTCGGCAGCCAAAAGCTGCCCACCCACTACGCCCACTTCTCGACGCGCCAGAACGTCCAGTACAACTGGATTCCGCTGTCGAAGTCGGCCGACGTGATGGACCTGCTGGCTTCGGTCGACATGCACGGCATCCAGACCAGCGGCAACTGCATCCGCAACATCACGAGCGACGAGCGCGCCGGCATTGCCATCGACGAGATCGCCGATCCGCGCCCCTTCGCGGAAATCATGCGCCAGTGGAGCACGCTGCACCCTGAGTTCGCGTTCCTGCCGCGCAAGTTCAAGATTGCCATCACCGGCGCCACCGAAGACCGCGCCGCCACTGGCTGGCACGACGTGGGCCTGCACGTGGTGAAGAACGAAGCCGGCGAAATCGGTTTCCGCGTGCAGGTGGGCGGCGGCATGGGCCGCACGCCGATCATCGGCACCGTGCTGCGCGAGTTCCTGCCGTGGCAGCAGATCATGAATTACCTCGAAGCGGTGATTCGTGTCTACAACCGCTATGGCCGCCGCGACAACATCTACAAGGCGCGCATCAAGATTCTGGTGAAGGCCGAAGGCCAGCGCTACATCGACGATGTGGATGCCGAGTACAAGCAGATCCTCGAACACGACGGCGCACCGCACACCATCACGCAGGAAGAGTACAACCGCGTGGCTGCCTCCTTCGTGCCGCCGACGCTCGCCACCCGCGTGCTGCAAAGTGCCGAGAAGACCGACGCCGAGCTGCGCACCCACGCGGCAGACGACGTGCAGTTCGCCCGCTGGCTCGCCCGCAACGTCGCGCCGCACAAGAACCCCGCGCTGCGCGCCGTCACGCTGTCGTTCAAGCGCCTGAAGCAGGCGCCCGGCGATGCTTCGGCCGACCAGCTCGACACGCTCGCGTTGCTGGCCGACCGCTTCTCCGCCGGCGAAGCCCGCGTGACGCACGACCAGAACGTGGTGCTGCCCTGGGTGCATGCCGAAGACTTGCATGCGCTGTGGCTCGCCGCTCGCGCGGCCGGCTTTGCCAGCGCCAACGTGCACCTGCTGACGGACATGATCGCCTGCCCCGGCGGCGATTTCTGCTCGCTGGCGAACGCGCGCTCCATCCCGATTGCCGAAGCCATCACCGAGCGCTATCAGGACCTCGACGAGCTCGACGACTTGGGCGAGATCGACCTGCACATCAGCGGCTGCATCAACTCCTGCGGCCACCACCACAGCGGCCACATCGGCATCCTGGGCGTCGACAAGGACGGCAAGGAGTGGTATCAGGTGTCGCTGGGCGGCTCCGACGGTTCCGCGCTCAGCGGCGCGCCCGTGGCCGGCAAGGCCGTGGGCCCCTCGTTCTCGGCGGCCGAAGTGCCGGGCGTGATCGAGGCCGTGCTCACCACCTACCGAGACACCCGCGAAGGCGGCGAGACCTTCATCGACACGCTGCGCCGCGTAGGTCCGGACCCGTTCAAGGCCGCGGCCAACGGTGCGCGATTCAAGGTGGAGGAAGCAGCATGA
- a CDS encoding methyl-accepting chemotaxis protein, whose product MFLSNVSIGKRLAIVLGAILALFLATSVAAVLKLQQLSLEIDTMIQDNVKTERAGSDWLRHTTSGVQRAAAIAKSSDASLIDYFAPATAKSIKDTNELQKFIETKLVKPAERELFEKVGNLRKAYLASREEVSKLKLTGDLAGANRAFDAQFQPTSTSYLAGVQQVVDMQREQLDAAAARANDLQAQTRTLLIVCSAVSLVLGALLAWLLARSITQPLRSAETIAQSIADMDLTGVAQSSYAKDETGRLLRALDLMRSALQGSLMQVHGVVMNVSTASTQIAMGNHDLSSRTEAQASSLEQTAASIEELTSTVKQNADNARQANQLATSASEVAVKGGSVVSQVVDTMGSINASSKKIVDIIGVIDGIAFQTNILALNAAVEAARAGDQGRGFAVVASEVRSLAQRSAAAAKEIKTLIGNSVEKVEEGSRQVADAGRTMDEIVGSVKRVTDIMGEISAASQEQTSGIEQINQAITQMDQATQQNAALVEEASAAAQSLQEQAGSLSKIVGEFKLEQGGQGGRSATRALGYAG is encoded by the coding sequence ATGTTCTTGAGCAATGTCTCAATTGGCAAGCGTCTGGCCATCGTGCTGGGCGCCATCCTGGCGCTGTTTCTCGCCACCAGCGTCGCCGCGGTGCTGAAGCTGCAGCAACTGAGCCTGGAGATCGACACCATGATCCAGGACAACGTGAAGACCGAGCGGGCGGGTTCCGACTGGCTGCGCCACACCACCTCGGGCGTGCAGCGCGCGGCCGCCATTGCCAAGAGCAGCGACGCCAGCCTGATCGACTACTTCGCGCCCGCAACGGCCAAGTCGATCAAGGACACCAACGAGCTGCAGAAATTCATCGAGACCAAGCTGGTCAAGCCTGCGGAGCGCGAACTGTTCGAGAAGGTCGGCAACCTGCGCAAGGCCTACCTGGCTTCGCGCGAAGAAGTGAGCAAGCTCAAGCTGACCGGTGACCTTGCCGGCGCCAACCGCGCCTTCGATGCCCAGTTCCAGCCCACGTCGACCAGCTACCTCGCCGGTGTGCAGCAGGTCGTGGACATGCAGCGCGAGCAGCTCGACGCCGCCGCCGCCCGCGCCAACGACCTGCAGGCGCAGACCCGCACGCTGCTGATCGTCTGCTCCGCAGTGAGCCTGGTCCTGGGCGCGCTGCTGGCGTGGCTGCTGGCCCGCAGCATCACGCAACCGTTGCGCAGTGCCGAGACCATCGCGCAGTCGATTGCCGACATGGACCTGACGGGCGTTGCCCAATCGAGCTATGCCAAGGACGAAACTGGCCGCCTGCTGCGCGCGCTGGACCTGATGCGCTCGGCCTTGCAGGGCTCGTTGATGCAGGTGCATGGCGTGGTGATGAACGTCTCGACGGCCAGCACCCAGATCGCGATGGGCAACCACGATCTGTCGTCGCGCACGGAAGCGCAGGCGAGTTCGCTGGAGCAGACCGCCGCATCGATCGAGGAACTCACCTCGACCGTCAAGCAGAACGCGGACAACGCGCGTCAGGCCAATCAACTGGCCACGTCGGCATCGGAAGTGGCAGTGAAGGGAGGCAGCGTGGTGTCGCAAGTAGTCGACACCATGGGCTCGATCAATGCATCGTCCAAGAAGATCGTCGACATCATCGGCGTGATCGACGGCATTGCTTTCCAGACCAACATCCTGGCGCTGAACGCAGCGGTCGAGGCGGCCCGTGCCGGTGACCAGGGACGCGGCTTTGCGGTGGTGGCTTCCGAAGTGCGAAGCCTTGCGCAGCGCTCGGCCGCGGCGGCCAAGGAAATCAAGACGCTGATCGGTAACTCCGTCGAAAAGGTCGAGGAAGGCAGCCGACAGGTGGCCGATGCGGGCCGCACCATGGACGAGATTGTCGGCAGCGTGAAACGCGTGACCGACATCATGGGCGAGATCAGCGCGGCGAGCCAGGAGCAGACCTCGGGCATCGAGCAGATCAACCAGGCCATCACGCAGATGGACCAGGCGACACAGCAAAACGCCGCGCTGGTCGAAGAGGCCTCGGCGGCGGCCCAGTCGCTTCAGGAACAGGCGGGCAGCCTGTCGAAGATCGTCGGCGAGTTCAAGCTGGAACAGGGCGGCCAAGGCGGTCGCAGTGCGACACGGGCCCTGGGTTACGCGGGCTGA